The following proteins are encoded in a genomic region of Brachypodium distachyon strain Bd21 chromosome 1, Brachypodium_distachyon_v3.0, whole genome shotgun sequence:
- the LOC100841574 gene encoding protein BIG GRAIN 1, with protein MERRGEKGAAAARARRPQGAAEQPSFSSTLLDAIYKSMDEPGHDAVSKKKQQEKEEALHYSYYYRPSLAGSYRARAPGPAHATTTTSSSSDCSSYGGFSSSEAETSSGRHHHRRLRPIRTAAAAPAPPAPEKKASKKQQVAPGASIRAKLRDLRKAPASPGARLAGFLNTIFAGGGGKRAPQTPPSASAAAEYACSTASSAASYSRSCLSKTPSTRGGGGQQQAGRTVRFVDSAAEAPATVPGRRMPARAVEQMLLRRMEMESDEEDEESSDASSDLFELENFTAAPPGAAGYRDELPVYETTRVVLNRGSIGGHHGYGHGRSARVV; from the coding sequence ATGGAGAGGCGGGGTGAGAagggggcagcggcggcgagggcgaggcggCCGCAGGGCGCCGCCGAGCAGCCGTCCTTCTCGTCGACGCTGCTGGATGCGATATACAAGTCCATGGACGAGCCGGGACATGACGCTGTcagcaagaagaagcagcaggagaaggaggaagcCCTGCACTACAGCTACTACTACAGGCCGTCGCTGGCGGGGAGCTACCGTGCGCGCGCGCCGGGGCCGGCGCAcgccacgacgacgacgtcgagCTCGTCCGACTGCTCCAGCTACGGCGGCTTCTCCTCGTCCGAGGCCGAGACATCGTccggccgccaccaccaccgccgcctgcgccccatccgcacggccgccgccgcccccgcgccaccggcgccggagaagaaggcgagcaAGAAGCAGCAGGTGGCGCCGGGCGCCTCGATCCGCGCCAAGCTGAGAGACCTCCGCAAGGCGCCGGCGTCCCCCGGCGCGCGGCTCGCGGGCTTCCTCAACACCATCTTcgccgggggcggcggcaagcGCGCGCCGCAGACACCGCCTTCCGCGTCCGCGGCCGCGGAGTACGCGTGCTCTACTGCATCCTCGGCGGCGTCGTACTCGCGCTCGTGCCTGAGCAAGACGCCCTcgacgcgcggcggcggggggcagcagcaggcggGCCGGACGGTGCGGTTCGTGGACAGCGCCGCCGAGGCGCCGGCCACGGTGCCCGGCCGGAGGatgccggcgcgggcggtggAGCAGATGCTGCTCCGAaggatggagatggagagcgacgaggaggacgaggagagcAGCGACGCCAGCTCTGACTTGTTCGAGCTCGAGAACTTCACTGCTGCTCCGCCGGGCGCGGCAGGGTACAGGGACGAGCTGCCGGTCTACGAGACGACCCGGGTCGTGCTCAACCGTGGAAGCATCGGCGGCCACCATGGCTACGGCCACGGCCGGAGCGCCAGAGTTGTCTGA
- the LOC100842176 gene encoding solute carrier family 25 member 44 isoform X1 codes for MSFGVVGMEEERGAAAAAAAAEEIRRLPAEVNWEMLDKSRFFVLGAALFSGVSAALYPAVVVKTHLQVAPPPQAATATVSAILRRDGLRGFYRGFGASLAGTVPARALYMAALEATKSSVGSAALRFGVSEPAASAVASAAAGVSAAVAAQVVWTPVDVISQRLMVQTSATTRYSGGADAFRKILLADGVRGLYRGFGLSIITYAPSNAVWWASYAMAQRFVWRVVGTDRSESYPALMAVQGASAAVAGGAAALVTMPLDTVKTRLQVMETDAAAARPTLASTMRGLLKEGGWAACYRGLGPRWGSMSLSAATMVTTYEFLKRLSAKEGSFD; via the coding sequence ATGAGCTTTGGTGTCGTGGGCATGGAAgaggagcgcggcgcggcggcggcggcggcagcggcggaggagatccGGAGGCTGCCGGCGGAGGTCAACTGGGAGATGCTCGACAAGTCGCGCTtcttcgtcctcggcgccgcgcTCTTCTCCGGCGTCTCCGCCGCGCTGTACCCGGCCGTCGTCGTCAAGACGCACCTGCAGGTggcgccgcccccgcaggCGGCCACCGCGACCGTCTCCGCCATCCTCCGCCGCGACGGGCTCCGAGGGTTCTACCGCGGGTTCGGCGCGTCGCTGGCCGGCACcgtgcccgcgcgcgcgctctACATGGCGGCGCTCGAGGCCACCAAGAGCTCCGTCGGATCCGCCGCTCTCCGGTTCGGCGTCTCCGAGCCCGCGGCCTCCGCggtcgcctccgccgccgcgggcgtctctgccgccgtcgccgcgcagGTCGTGTGGACCCCCGTCGACGTCATCAGCCAGCGGCTGATGGTCCAGACCTCCGCCACCACCCGCtacagcggcggcgcggacgccTTCAGGAAgatcctcctcgccgacggGGTCCGCGGCCTCTACCGCGGCTTCGGCCTCTCCATCATCACCTACGCGCCGTCCAACGCCGTGTGGTGGGCGTCCTACGCCATGGCGCAGCGCTTCGTCTGGCGCGTCGTGGGCACCGACCGCTCCGAGAGCTACCCCGCCCTCATGGCCGTGCAGGGCGCGAGcgcggccgtcgccgggggcgcggccgcGCTCGTCACCATGCCGCTGGACACCGTCAAGACGCGCCTCCAGGTCATGGAGaccgacgcggcggcggcgcggccgacgCTGGCGAGCACCATGAGGGGCCTGCTCAAGGAAGGCGGCTGGGCCGCGTGCTACCGCGGGCTCGGCCCGAGGTGGGGATCCATGTCGCTGTCCGCTGCCACCATGGTCACCACCTACGAGTTCCTCAAGCGGCTGTCGGCCAAGGAAGGCTCCTTCGATTAG
- the LOC100842176 gene encoding solute carrier family 25 member 44 isoform X2: MSFGVVGMEEERGAAAAAAAAEEIRRLPAEVNWEMLDKSRFFVLGAALFSGVSAALYPAVVVKTHLQVAPPPQAATATVSAILRRDGLRGFYRGFGASLAGTVPARALYMAALEATKSSVGSAALRFGVSEPAASAVASAAAGVSAAVAAQVVWTPVDVISQRLMVQTSATTRYSGGADAFRKILLADGVRGLYRGFGLSIITYAPSNAVWWASYAMAQRFVWRVVGTDRSESYPALMAALVTMPLDTVKTRLQVMETDAAAARPTLASTMRGLLKEGGWAACYRGLGPRWGSMSLSAATMVTTYEFLKRLSAKEGSFD, from the exons ATGAGCTTTGGTGTCGTGGGCATGGAAgaggagcgcggcgcggcggcggcggcggcagcggcggaggagatccGGAGGCTGCCGGCGGAGGTCAACTGGGAGATGCTCGACAAGTCGCGCTtcttcgtcctcggcgccgcgcTCTTCTCCGGCGTCTCCGCCGCGCTGTACCCGGCCGTCGTCGTCAAGACGCACCTGCAGGTggcgccgcccccgcaggCGGCCACCGCGACCGTCTCCGCCATCCTCCGCCGCGACGGGCTCCGAGGGTTCTACCGCGGGTTCGGCGCGTCGCTGGCCGGCACcgtgcccgcgcgcgcgctctACATGGCGGCGCTCGAGGCCACCAAGAGCTCCGTCGGATCCGCCGCTCTCCGGTTCGGCGTCTCCGAGCCCGCGGCCTCCGCggtcgcctccgccgccgcgggcgtctctgccgccgtcgccgcgcagGTCGTGTGGACCCCCGTCGACGTCATCAGCCAGCGGCTGATGGTCCAGACCTCCGCCACCACCCGCtacagcggcggcgcggacgccTTCAGGAAgatcctcctcgccgacggGGTCCGCGGCCTCTACCGCGGCTTCGGCCTCTCCATCATCACCTACGCGCCGTCCAACGCCGTGTGGTGGGCGTCCTACGCCATGGCGCAGCGCTTCGTCTGGCGCGTCGTGGGCACCGACCGCTCCGAGAGCTACCCCGCCCTCAT ggccgcGCTCGTCACCATGCCGCTGGACACCGTCAAGACGCGCCTCCAGGTCATGGAGaccgacgcggcggcggcgcggccgacgCTGGCGAGCACCATGAGGGGCCTGCTCAAGGAAGGCGGCTGGGCCGCGTGCTACCGCGGGCTCGGCCCGAGGTGGGGATCCATGTCGCTGTCCGCTGCCACCATGGTCACCACCTACGAGTTCCTCAAGCGGCTGTCGGCCAAGGAAGGCTCCTTCGATTAG
- the LOC100833460 gene encoding omega-amidase, chloroplastic: MRAAATSTAISLLSSSRLRTSTPARLPFRCRRPLRLAAMATNASFRPEAARSPPAVEPPTPPLSKFKVALCQLSVTADKARNIARARTAIESAAADGAKLVLLPEIWNGPYSNDSFPEYAEDIEAGGDAAPSFLMMSDVARSLKITLVGGSISEHSGNSLYNTCCVFGSDGELKGKHRKIHLFDIDIPGKITFQESKTLTGGQDLTIVDTDVGRLGIGICYDIRFQELAMLYAARGAHLLCYPGAFNMTTGPLHWELLQRARAADNQLFVATCAPARDTSSSYVAWGHSTLVGPFGEVIATTEHDEATIIAEIDYSLIEQRRQFLPLRHQRRGDLYQLVDVQASGSK, encoded by the exons ATGAGAGCCGCAGCCACATCCACAGCCATTTCCCTCCTCTCGAGCTCCCGCCTCCGGACCTCCACTCCCGCCCGTCTCCCcttccgctgccgccgccccctccgccTTGCCGCGATGGCCACCAACGCCTCCTTCCGCCCAGAGGCCGCACGCTCGCCCCCCGCCGtcgagcccccgactccgccgCTCTCCAAG TTCAAGGTAGCGCTATGCCAGCTATCGGTGACGGCGGACAAGGCTCGCAACatcgcgcgcgcccgcaccgccATTGAGTCAGCCGCGGCCGATGGCGCCAAGCTCGTGCTCCTCCCG GAGATATGGAATGGTCCATATTCGAATGACAGCTTTCCGGAGTATGCTGAGGACATTGAAGCTGGTGGTGATGCAGCTCCTTCGTTTTTAATGATGTCAGATGTTGCCCGCAGCTTGAAAATTACTCTTGTTGGTGGGTCCATATCAGAACATTCTGGTAACAGCTTGTACAATACATGCTGCGTCTTTGGTTCAGATGGCGAGCTTAAGGGTAAACACAGAAAG ATCCATCTCTTCGATATTGATATTCCCGGAAAGATTACATTCCAGGAATCAAAAACTCTTACTGGTGGGCAGGATCTTACTATTGTTGACACAG ATGTAGGCCGGCTTGGTATAGGCATTTGCTATGACATCCGTTTCCAAGAATTGGCCATGTTGTATGCTGCAAGAG GTGCTCATTTGTTATGCTACCCTGGTGCATTCAACATGACTACTGGGCCATTGCACTGGGAGTTGCTTCAAAGGGCAAG GGCTGCGGACAACCAG CTTTTTGTTGCAACCTGTGCTCCCGCTCGAGATACCAGTTCAAGTTATGTTGCTTGGGGACATTCCACTCTTGTTGGACCG TTTGGGGAAGTGATTGCGACAACTGAGCATGATGAAGCAACTATAATAGCCGAAATTGATTATTCATTGATTGAGCAGAGGCG gCAATTTCTTCCTCTGCGACATCAGCGACGTGGAGACCTTTATCAGTTGGTAGATGTCCAGGCTTCAGGTTCTAAGTAG